Proteins found in one Zea mays cultivar B73 chromosome 1, Zm-B73-REFERENCE-NAM-5.0, whole genome shotgun sequence genomic segment:
- the LOC103643292 gene encoding uncharacterized protein At1g66480 isoform X2, with amino-acid sequence MHAVFISLSALPPRLTETFANAKPISLDRYVYVQCSAGTDNNHHMGNSMGGKRRRARVMTVDGTTYKYRAPAAAGDALREHPGKGNHLLESEEVRRLGLRARPLDPDAPLKPGKLYFLVELPPPSSAAHHHRRARAPQRTWSGALHYGAVAGAGERLESLMLARRSASDVAASSSVGDGGALRLRVRLPKADVQRLVDDSRDAADAAERIMQLCVARDQQRRHRSAPATPLAVPVPPAVVSVTSTSSSRKDDGSGGSNKPAAATTGKKERT; translated from the exons ATGCATGCGGTCTTTATATCTCTCTCCGCGCTGCCTCCTCGCCTCACAGAGACGTTCGCCAACGCCAAACCAATCTCGCTCGATCGCTACGTCTACGTGCAGTGCAGTGCGGGGACCGACAACAATCACCATATGGGCAACTCCATGGGCGGGAAGCGGCGGAGGGCGAGGGTGATGACGGTGGACGGCACCACGTACAAGTACCGCGCCCCCGCGGCGGCCGGGGACGCGCTGCGCGAGCACCCGGGCAAGGGCAACCACCTGCTGGAGTCGGAGGAGGTGCGGCGACTGGGCCTGCGCGCGCGGCCGCTGGACCCGGACGCGCCGCTCAAGCCCGGGAAGCTCTACTTCCTGGTGGAGCTGCCTCCGCCGTCGTCGGCCGCCCACCACCATCGCCGGGCCCGGGCGCCGCAGCGCACGTGGTCCGGCGCGCTCCACTACGGCGCCGTGGCCGGGGCCGGGGAGCGGCTGGAGAGCCTGATGCTGGCGCGGCGGTCGGCGTCCGACGTGGCGGCGTCGTCGTCCGTCGGCGACGGCGGCGCCCTGCGCCTGCGCGTGCGCCTCCCCAAGGCCGACGTCCAGCGCCTCGTCGACGACagccgcgacgccgccgacgccgcCGAGAGGATCATGCAGCTCTGCGTCGCCCGCGACCAGCAGCGCCGCCACCGGTCCGCGCCCGCCACGCCCCTCGCCGTGCCCGTGCCCCCGGCGGTCGTCAGCGTCACCTCGACGTCCAGCTCGCGCAAAGATGATGGCTCCGGCGGTAGCAACAAGCCCGCGGCGGCAACAACCGGCAAGAAAGAG AGGACGTAA
- the LOC103643292 gene encoding uncharacterized protein At1g66480 isoform X1 → MHAVFISLSALPPRLTETFANAKPISLDRYVYVQCSAGTDNNHHMGNSMGGKRRRARVMTVDGTTYKYRAPAAAGDALREHPGKGNHLLESEEVRRLGLRARPLDPDAPLKPGKLYFLVELPPPSSAAHHHRRARAPQRTWSGALHYGAVAGAGERLESLMLARRSASDVAASSSVGDGGALRLRVRLPKADVQRLVDDSRDAADAAERIMQLCVARDQQRRHRSAPATPLAVPVPPAVVSVTSTSSSRKDDGSGGSNKPAAATTGKKEKRARFVTVPDEIIGF, encoded by the exons ATGCATGCGGTCTTTATATCTCTCTCCGCGCTGCCTCCTCGCCTCACAGAGACGTTCGCCAACGCCAAACCAATCTCGCTCGATCGCTACGTCTACGTGCAGTGCAGTGCGGGGACCGACAACAATCACCATATGGGCAACTCCATGGGCGGGAAGCGGCGGAGGGCGAGGGTGATGACGGTGGACGGCACCACGTACAAGTACCGCGCCCCCGCGGCGGCCGGGGACGCGCTGCGCGAGCACCCGGGCAAGGGCAACCACCTGCTGGAGTCGGAGGAGGTGCGGCGACTGGGCCTGCGCGCGCGGCCGCTGGACCCGGACGCGCCGCTCAAGCCCGGGAAGCTCTACTTCCTGGTGGAGCTGCCTCCGCCGTCGTCGGCCGCCCACCACCATCGCCGGGCCCGGGCGCCGCAGCGCACGTGGTCCGGCGCGCTCCACTACGGCGCCGTGGCCGGGGCCGGGGAGCGGCTGGAGAGCCTGATGCTGGCGCGGCGGTCGGCGTCCGACGTGGCGGCGTCGTCGTCCGTCGGCGACGGCGGCGCCCTGCGCCTGCGCGTGCGCCTCCCCAAGGCCGACGTCCAGCGCCTCGTCGACGACagccgcgacgccgccgacgccgcCGAGAGGATCATGCAGCTCTGCGTCGCCCGCGACCAGCAGCGCCGCCACCGGTCCGCGCCCGCCACGCCCCTCGCCGTGCCCGTGCCCCCGGCGGTCGTCAGCGTCACCTCGACGTCCAGCTCGCGCAAAGATGATGGCTCCGGCGGTAGCAACAAGCCCGCGGCGGCAACAACCGGCAAGAAAGAG AAACGGGCGAGGTTCGTGACGGTGCCGGACGAGATCATCGGCTTCTGA